A stretch of Triticum aestivum cultivar Chinese Spring chromosome 1D, IWGSC CS RefSeq v2.1, whole genome shotgun sequence DNA encodes these proteins:
- the LOC123180052 gene encoding uncharacterized protein, with product MEPGRKPRLLDLCIRSAVDNLRTLNSVDIVAEELLKRILPHCTLEQLTHIESCTHADLTDVTDVLWKRFFQREFGEDNMNLAIKRMKENGVRYKWKKLFEARTEKQKQVEARMSAGLKNKYQAANAAKQSKQIKVCTKIPPNSKRSFWGGSGSSSLSNSSYKSPILKKARMEVDSRAKMQAAIQRNTFARSSQPARLTFPSEQTSRTTTIHRPNSTITITKPTGPNRPIQKQNTRPKF from the exons ATGGAGCCTGGAAGGAAACCTCGTCTTCTGGACCTATGCATCCGGAGCGCCGTCGACAACCTCAGGACCCTCAACAGCGTGGACATCGTGGCTGAGGAGCTGCTCAAGAGAATCCTGCCCCACTGCACCTTGGAGCAGCTGACCCACATAGAGAGCTGCACACAT GCGGACCTTACCGACGTTACCGATGTGCTGTGGAAGAGATTCTTCCAGCGGGAGTTTGGTGAGGATAATATGAACCTTGCCATCAAGAGGATGAAGGAGAACGGAGTGCGTTACAAATGGAAGAAACTCTTTGAG GCAAGAACAGAAAAGCAAAAGCAAGTTGAAGCAAGAATGTCGGCAGGGCTGAAAAACAAATATCAAGCAGCAAACGCTG CGAAACAAAGCAAACAAATTAAAGTTTGTACGAAGATCCCACCCAACAGCAAAAGAAGTTTTTGGGGAG GAAGTGGATCCAGCAGCCTATCCAACTCCAGCTACAAGAGCCCTATATTGAAAAAGGCAAGGATGGAGGTTGACAG CCGGGCGAAAATGCAAGCTGCTATCCAAAGGAACACTTTTGCGAG GTCATCACAGCCAGCAAGGCTGACCTTTCCTAGTGAACAGACATCGAGGACGACGACAATTCATCGACCTAATTCAACGATAACCATCACCAAACCAACTGGTCCGAACAGGCCGATTCAAAAGCAGAACACCAGACCCAAATTTTAG